The region TTGTTGATCAACTACATGATCCTTGGGCATGCAACATGCGTAGCTAGACTAATAACTAATGACCATGTCAAAACTCCTCACTTAAATGCCTGTTGTAAAAGTTTGATCAATGATGCACACGATGATTGAAATGACCTCTTAATGAAATTTCTTTAAGGCTATGAAATTATGAACATTCCTAAATGCTTATTATCTAAAGTGATGCGCAAACCCAccaaagaaataaatcatattaCTATCTTGCCTTCTTATAAATCAGCTGTatgtagaaaaaaaaagggtaaagaTCCAAATAGTTTAAAGATAAAAGAAGAGCTTTCAGAAGGCATGATTGTGAAGTTTCAGCTCACAATTCATTCAAGTCCATGCACTAATGACAAGTTGCTTTCAAATGGACAAAAAAGGCGAGGGGTATTAAACTAAGAAATAAACCTAAAATTCTTCTAGAAAGATCCAATAAGTGCTATAAAAGTCAAAAATGTTTAATAGGGTATCAAAGTTTTACTCCTACAACTACAAGACCTAACAAGAAAAACCCTGGTCCCCAGGGGGACATAAATAATtggtgaaagaaagaaaaacatcaaacaaTAAATCACTTTCTAAAGCATGTTAAATTGTGTGAATACAAGCATCAGTGTTATGTTACCTTGCATTCAACACAAAAAAGAGAATTGCAGAATGGACCCTAAAATTGACCTCAAGCTCCAAAGAAATATCGATAGGACTGTTAGGTGGAATCGCCTTCTAGGGATCAATGATATTTGAGAAGATAATGATACAAGCTAACCTACTTTAAAACAGTGGCTAAATTGAGAATTCAAGAGCAAAGATCCTAAAAGCACCATAGGCATGAACCAGAAGATTGTGCGCacaatttcatatatataggTTAATTGGGTTAGTGTCATTTAATCAATTAGTGGGAGAATGCATTTAGGCTCAGGGGAGGTGGATGAAACATGAAGGCATGCCCAAATTAATGAACCAATCAACCAAGCATGAAGAAAAGCATATACATCGAACtacttaaaaagaaaagaacagcAAAGCCACaaataaatgcataataaaGTTAACATAATGCAAATAAAGAAACTTTGTCACAAACATGTTAGGAACAATCTACTATAAAACAAATCTTCAATAATGCCAAAAAAAAGGCATTCCTTGACATTAGTGATGCATCTAAAAAAACAGCAATCCCTTTTGAGCAGGCCAATGACAAGGACCAACTTGCAGTTGGAAAGCACACTATATGGCACTATGTTTGAGTATAAATACAACTTGAAATCAAGAGAGTTATAAAGCTTTAGCCTAACATCTAGAGATGAAATATCAAGTCACAGAAGTACTAATAACACACTCATAATAGCAAAAATCAAGAGAACATTTAAATGCATCTAAGTCATCATGCAGCCTATTATCTCACAGAAAAAGGATTATGTGAGGCATAATAATTGTATGAGAGGGTTTCCAGATGCTAAGAAAGTACTGATAGTTTAAAGCACACAAATGTTAATCTTTGGTGTGAAGGATGTTCGGAAGGAAGCAAACATGAAATTAGAGTCTCCTCTTGTCTACCATCCACCATCAACCCAAGGATCTCATCCAACATACTCACCTGCATAGATGTTGAGGAACCCATGAACAATTATGGCCAGCAGCACCGAAGGACTGATGATGAGTTGACCACTTTATACGAATTCTGAAGCTGCCATCACAATGCCCAGTCACTCTGACCCGCGTCGTCTCTTACCATAATCTGCATCTCGAGAACGAGACCTGTAGTCTTCTTCTTGCATCATCCGTGACTTGCTTCGAGACCTTGAAGAAGACTGCCCTCTATcccaatcatcatcattatcccTATCACGATCCCGATGCCTATGATCTCTATAcccatctttttcttccttgTAGCGATCTCTATCAGATCTGTCCCAATCCTGCTCCCTCTCATCACGGTTCCTCCTTTCTGAGTTCCCTGACCAATCACGCTCTGAGCCCCTTTCCTTCTCCCTAGAAGTATTCGATCTCCCACCTCTTTCATGATTCACCTCCCCATAACCATAATCAGATGCcacatcatcaccatcataaCTAGATTCCCTTGTTCTCCTCCCATGCTCCTCTCCAGTCCACCCACCCATACTGGCATCACCCCACATCCCCACAGATTGACCATCCATCCCAGTTCCCCCTCCCATCATTCCCATTCCATTGGCAGACATTCCACGGCCAAAGAAGGCCGGATTAACATGAGGAGCCACCCCGGGAAGTCCAACAGCATTAACAGCTTGGAATGAAGGCATCATCCCTGGGAAACCAGGAGCAGCGAAACCAGCATAAGGACCTCCCCGTCCCATGAATGTTGGATCAAACCCTGCACCCATCATGCCCTGTGGGTGCATCAGCCCGCCTGCAGGACCTGCTAAACCAGGCCCTGCAAGACCTTGCCCATAAGGACCTCCAGCTGCACCTCCAACCACACCAGCAGCCCCAACCATACCTTTAGCACCCATAACACCTCTCCCCCTCATCTGTCCACCCCCACCTTGCCCTCTATTAAGCATTCCCTGCCCACCCCTACCTCCCCATCCACCCCTTCCAAAGTTCCTACCCCCATCACCACCCTGAAATCCCATCCCACTCCCTCTCCCCATCCCATCATTCATCCCCCTTCTCCCCTGCATCTGTGACTGCTGTTGCCCCTGGTTCTTATTCACATACCCACTCGCCATCTGCTTCAACGTCTGTGGTGATGCAAAGGTCACCACACAAGGCCTCCCATTGAACAAGTACCCATTCATCCCTTCCTTACAGGCTGCCGCTGCGGCAGACTCATAGAACTCCACCTGACAATACCCCTTCGATTTCCCACTCGCCCTCTCATCAAAGAACTTAATCTCCTTCACCCTCCCATACTGAGACATCACACTCTCCAATTCCGCATCAGTAGTCCACCAATGGAGTTCCCCAACGAACAGCATCGTTGGACCACTATTATCCACAGCAGGTATCACCTGTCTCACGTTATCATTCACCATCGAAGGGCGGCTCCCCACCACGCCAGAACCCACTGGATTAAGAGGTATAGAAGGAGGaattggaggaggaggagcagcaACAGCCGGCACCGATGGAGGTCCTCCGCCGCCGAAGCTGGGATCGATGACCATCTTCGGAGGAATTGGACCCAAAGAGCCTCCTTGAAACCCTATGCCTCCCATCTGTGCAGGCTTTTGCTCGGGTTTCGCATCCTTTACCTCAATACCACCACTGCTATGGTTCTCCGGATTCTGGTTTGAATTCCCAAAGGCCACAGCCGGCGCCGGCGCTGGCGTCGGTTCAGACCGCGCTGGCGGCGCCTGCTTCTGCTGGATCGTCTGCATGAATCCATCGCCCACGTTGACATCGTTATAGAGATCGTCATACTCGTCGTCCTCGCCCATCAACTCCTCATCAGCGAGCGCCGGGATCGCACCGCCAGTTCCTCCTccgcctcctcctcctcctccaccgccGCCGGCAAATGGATACTTTTGAGATCCGCCATAGTCTTCCTCTCCGTAGTCCAATTGCTCCTCCGACATGGGATCCATGGCCTCCGGATCGAAGAAATCCAAGAGAGAAAGACAGATCTAGAGGGATTTGGGTATATCGATGACAGAGATGGAGAAGCAGACGGAGAAGAAAAGcgtgagaaagaaagaaggttTTTGTGCTCTCGTTTAGAAAGACTAATAAGAAGAGATTCAATGGAATTATTctgacttttattttttattttatttttccttctttgtttcTGTTGGAAGGAATACaggataaatataattttttttttctctcttttctaaATTCTAATGGCCTTTTTTAGGTatcataacaatttttttatttgaaatagttCACTTTTACTGTATACTTATAGATCTGAAGGATAATGCCTCATTTCCTAATTTGTTGTTATATATGATTTCTTGTTTACATCCATATGCTTACTTTGAAATAAGATCTTAAGGATTTTGTTTGTGTGGGTTCcggttttggattttttttttgaagttgcATGGATCCCATGTTGTATGGATCGGAGACATACAGtcttttatttacaaattttatttactttgggccttcttcttccttttgttCATAAGTTGGATTTGCTGCTCCTCTTCTCCTCTtacctttttattcttttcttgtttttctcaaCCATTCAGAGTCATATCTTATTTTGTAAGATGTAAGTCTCCTTGTTCAACTCACTGGCTAAgctattattgatttttttttaagttcactttctatattttttttgaaaatattattttttgccacttgaaagtttcaaaactttCTAGACAACCCTTCTGACTTTTCACATTCCCAGACAGcctctctttttttgtttcacttcttttttgCCCTCTAAGCTCACTAAATAAGCGCCTTTTCTTTATATTCTAGCTTTACCCCTacaaatggtgggaaaaaaaaaccaccCAGTCACatcattattttgaaaaacataCTTTAACCTATTAAATCACCTATCTTCATGCCATCTTCTCAAACATTTTTTGGAAGTGTTTTAGTATTTTATACCAAATAAAATGCTTCTTCTTAAACCCTTTTTGTCTCTTTATCTAGCACAGGTTGTGATCTACTCCggttctcatttggtgtattatagttttccattttcatttttttcgacTATCCTTGGAACCGGTGCGAGAATCTTTTCCTTGCAATTGCCCACCCTTGTTCCTAAGAGGAAACCCTCTAAAGAAGACTGGTGAGTTCCTTAGTTGGTGTTTTGAGCAATATTTCATataatacataatttaataCCATATAAGTGATAGtgatacttgattttttttatccaagtTTTGTATGGAGAGCTTTTGTGTAGTTGCTAGATACAAGAGGGAAGGACGTGTGCTGTTGTTCACCGTGCACACGCCCGATGCACATAGgatggtttgtccaat is a window of Dioscorea cayenensis subsp. rotundata cultivar TDr96_F1 chromosome 5, TDr96_F1_v2_PseudoChromosome.rev07_lg8_w22 25.fasta, whole genome shotgun sequence DNA encoding:
- the LOC120262401 gene encoding cleavage and polyadenylation specificity factor subunit 6-like, with product MDPMSEEQLDYGEEDYGGSQKYPFAGGGGGGGGGGGGTGGAIPALADEELMGEDDEYDDLYNDVNVGDGFMQTIQQKQAPPARSEPTPAPAPAVAFGNSNQNPENHSSGGIEVKDAKPEQKPAQMGGIGFQGGSLGPIPPKMVIDPSFGGGGPPSVPAVAAPPPPIPPSIPLNPVGSGVVGSRPSMVNDNVRQVIPAVDNSGPTMLFVGELHWWTTDAELESVMSQYGRVKEIKFFDERASGKSKGYCQVEFYESAAAAACKEGMNGYLFNGRPCVVTFASPQTLKQMASGYVNKNQGQQQSQMQGRRGMNDGMGRGSGMGFQGGDGGRNFGRGGWGGRGGQGMLNRGQGGGGQMRGRGVMGAKGMVGAAGVVGGAAGGPYGQGLAGPGLAGPAGGLMHPQGMMGAGFDPTFMGRGGPYAGFAAPGFPGMMPSFQAVNAVGLPGVAPHVNPAFFGRGMSANGMGMMGGGTGMDGQSVGMWGDASMGGWTGEEHGRRTRESSYDGDDVASDYGYGEVNHERGGRSNTSREKERGSERDWSGNSERRNRDEREQDWDRSDRDRYKEEKDGYRDHRHRDRDRDNDDDWDRGQSSSRSRSKSRMMQEEDYRSRSRDADYGKRRRGSE